The following coding sequences lie in one Variovorax terrae genomic window:
- a CDS encoding PP2C family protein-serine/threonine phosphatase: MAKGYRLTAATGIHRGDREYQQDQIALLSHPRVTGCVLGVVADGMGGRSGGRKASDQVMMTAKQLFERYAPETDDAPSMLKQLVQEAHIVIKLTAISAEQEPHSTVAAFLLNPGGDCHWVHAGDSRIYHFHANKLVKRTLDHSYVQTLVERGEITEEEANIHPQSNILMGCLGTEDDPPADTHFIPQMRPGDVLMACSDGVWHYFSPNELGSVLSSLSPREASEFLIDKARSRGRGGGDNLSLVIVKLEPLAPERPAIAPLPPLAEGR, from the coding sequence TTCACAGAGGCGACCGCGAATACCAGCAGGACCAGATCGCACTGCTCAGCCACCCGCGCGTGACGGGCTGCGTGCTCGGCGTGGTTGCCGATGGCATGGGTGGCCGCAGCGGCGGCCGCAAGGCCTCCGACCAGGTCATGATGACGGCCAAGCAGCTGTTCGAGCGCTACGCCCCCGAAACCGACGATGCGCCGTCCATGCTCAAGCAATTGGTGCAGGAAGCGCACATCGTCATCAAGCTGACGGCCATCTCGGCCGAGCAGGAGCCGCACAGCACCGTGGCCGCGTTCCTGCTCAACCCCGGCGGGGACTGCCACTGGGTTCATGCCGGCGACTCCCGGATCTACCATTTCCACGCCAACAAGCTGGTCAAGCGCACACTGGACCATTCCTATGTGCAGACCCTGGTCGAGCGCGGCGAAATCACCGAGGAAGAAGCCAACATCCACCCGCAGTCCAACATCCTGATGGGCTGCCTGGGCACCGAGGACGATCCGCCGGCCGACACGCATTTCATCCCGCAGATGCGCCCCGGCGATGTGCTGATGGCGTGCAGCGACGGTGTCTGGCACTACTTCAGCCCCAATGAGCTCGGTTCGGTGCTGTCCTCGCTGTCGCCGCGGGAAGCCAGCGAATTCCTGATCGACAAGGCTCGCTCGCGCGGCCGCGGAGGCGGCGACAACCTGTCGCTGGTCATCGTGAAGCTCGAGCCCCTGGCGCCCGAACGGCCCGCGATCGCCCCGTTGCCGCCTCTGGCCGAGGGCCGCTGA
- the zapE gene encoding cell division protein ZapE, whose amino-acid sequence MNVRQVYEAELVARGYRSDPAQLRAVDALERCADEWAAYKQKRSNSLKKLINRPDIPRGVYMYGGVGRGKSFLMDCFYNAVPIRRKTRLHFHEFMREVHRELAELQGTVNPLDELGRRMALRYKLICFDEFHVADITDAMILHRLLAALFDNGVGFVTTSNFRPDDLYPDGLHRDRLLPAIALLNEKLEVISVDNGTDYRQQTLSQLKLYHTPLGPQADAEMSEAFDRLAESQDEDPVLHIEAREIRARRKAGGVVWFDFRTLCGGPRSQNDYLEIASQFHTVLLSDVPYMPVRMASEARRFTWLVDVLYDRRVKLIMSAEVPPQALYTEGPLAHEFPRTVSRLNEMQSAEFLALERRMVDTRLT is encoded by the coding sequence GTGAACGTCCGTCAGGTCTATGAAGCCGAGCTGGTTGCGCGGGGCTATCGGAGCGACCCCGCGCAGCTGCGTGCCGTCGATGCGCTGGAGCGCTGCGCCGACGAATGGGCGGCCTACAAGCAAAAGCGCTCCAACAGCCTCAAGAAGCTCATCAACCGGCCGGATATTCCGCGCGGGGTCTACATGTACGGCGGAGTCGGGCGCGGCAAGAGCTTCCTGATGGACTGCTTCTACAACGCCGTGCCGATCCGGCGCAAGACGCGCCTGCACTTCCACGAATTCATGCGCGAGGTGCACCGCGAGCTGGCCGAGCTGCAGGGCACGGTCAACCCGCTGGACGAGCTGGGCCGGCGCATGGCGCTGCGCTACAAGCTGATCTGCTTCGACGAATTCCATGTGGCCGACATCACCGATGCGATGATCCTGCACCGGCTGCTGGCGGCGCTGTTCGACAACGGCGTGGGCTTCGTCACCACCTCCAACTTCCGGCCGGACGATCTCTACCCCGACGGCCTGCACCGCGACCGGCTGCTGCCGGCGATCGCCTTGCTCAACGAGAAGCTCGAAGTCATCAGTGTGGACAACGGCACGGACTATCGCCAGCAGACCCTGTCCCAGTTGAAGCTCTACCACACGCCTCTGGGCCCGCAGGCCGATGCCGAGATGAGCGAGGCCTTTGACCGGCTGGCGGAATCGCAGGACGAAGATCCGGTGCTGCACATCGAGGCGCGCGAAATCCGGGCGCGGCGCAAGGCCGGCGGCGTGGTCTGGTTCGACTTCAGGACCCTGTGCGGCGGGCCGCGCTCGCAGAACGACTACCTCGAGATCGCGTCCCAGTTCCACACGGTGCTGCTGAGCGACGTGCCCTACATGCCGGTGCGCATGGCGTCCGAGGCGCGGCGCTTCACCTGGCTGGTGGACGTGCTTTACGACCGGCGCGTCAAGCTCATCATGTCGGCCGAAGTGCCGCCGCAGGCGTTGTACACGGAAGGGCCGCTGGCCCACGAGTTCCCGCGCACCGTCTCGCGCCTGAACGAGATGCAATCGGCCGAATTCCTGGCGCTGGAGCGCCGCATGGTGGATACCCGTCTGACATGA
- the lpdA gene encoding dihydrolipoyl dehydrogenase: MSKNFDVIVIGGGPGGYIAAIRAAQLGFNVACIDEWKNDKGGPAPGGTCTNVGCIPSKALLQSSEHYEHAGKHFADHGIEVKGLGLDLAKMLGRKDTVVKQNNDGILYLFKKNKVSFFHGRGSFVKAVPPGEGGTSGSTGDYEIKVAGIAEETLIGKHIIVATGSNARALPGVPFDEESILSNDGALRIGAVPKKLGLIGSGVIGLEMGSVWRRLGAEVTVLEGLPTFLGAVDEQIAKEAKKAFDKQGLKIELGVKVGEVKAGKKGVSVAYTNAKGEAQTLDVDKLIVSIGRVPNTIGLGAEAIGLKLDERGAIVVDDDCKTSLPNVWAVGDVVRGPMLAHKAEEEGVAVAERIAGQHGHVNFNTVPWVIYTSPEIAWVGQTEQQLKASGRAYKAGTFPFLANGRARALGDTTGMVKFLADAATDEILGVHIVGPMASELIAEAVVAMEFRASSEDIARICHAHPSLSEATKEAALAVDKRALNF, translated from the coding sequence ATGAGCAAGAACTTTGACGTGATCGTCATCGGCGGCGGCCCCGGCGGCTACATTGCCGCCATCCGCGCCGCGCAACTCGGCTTCAACGTGGCCTGCATCGACGAGTGGAAGAACGACAAGGGCGGCCCGGCGCCGGGCGGCACCTGCACCAACGTGGGCTGCATTCCCTCGAAGGCGCTGCTGCAGTCCTCCGAGCACTACGAGCACGCCGGCAAGCACTTTGCCGATCACGGCATCGAGGTCAAGGGCCTGGGGCTCGACCTGGCGAAGATGCTGGGCCGCAAGGACACCGTGGTCAAGCAGAACAACGACGGCATCCTGTACCTGTTCAAGAAGAACAAGGTCAGCTTCTTCCATGGCCGCGGCTCCTTCGTGAAGGCCGTTCCACCCGGTGAGGGTGGAACCTCCGGTTCCACGGGCGACTATGAAATCAAGGTCGCCGGCATCGCCGAAGAAACGCTCATTGGCAAGCACATCATCGTGGCCACGGGCTCCAATGCCCGCGCGCTGCCCGGCGTGCCGTTCGACGAAGAGAGCATCCTGTCCAACGACGGCGCTCTGCGCATCGGCGCGGTGCCGAAGAAGCTGGGCCTGATCGGCTCGGGCGTGATCGGCCTGGAGATGGGCTCGGTCTGGCGCCGCCTGGGCGCCGAGGTGACGGTGCTCGAAGGCCTGCCGACCTTCCTGGGCGCGGTGGACGAGCAGATCGCCAAGGAAGCGAAGAAGGCGTTCGACAAGCAGGGCCTGAAGATCGAACTCGGCGTCAAGGTCGGCGAGGTCAAGGCCGGCAAGAAGGGCGTGTCGGTGGCCTACACCAATGCCAAGGGCGAGGCGCAGACCCTGGACGTGGACAAGCTGATCGTCTCGATCGGCCGCGTGCCGAACACGATCGGCCTCGGCGCCGAGGCCATTGGCCTGAAGCTGGACGAGCGCGGCGCCATCGTGGTGGACGACGACTGCAAGACCAGCCTGCCCAACGTCTGGGCGGTGGGCGACGTGGTGCGAGGCCCGATGCTGGCGCACAAGGCCGAGGAAGAGGGCGTGGCGGTGGCCGAGCGCATTGCCGGCCAGCACGGCCATGTGAACTTCAACACCGTGCCCTGGGTGATCTACACCAGCCCCGAGATCGCCTGGGTCGGCCAGACCGAGCAGCAGCTCAAGGCCTCGGGCCGTGCCTACAAGGCCGGCACCTTCCCGTTCCTGGCCAATGGCCGCGCACGCGCGCTGGGCGACACCACGGGGATGGTGAAGTTCCTGGCCGATGCGGCGACCGACGAGATACTGGGCGTGCACATCGTCGGGCCGATGGCCAGCGAGCTGATCGCCGAGGCCGTGGTGGCGATGGAGTTCCGCGCCAGCAGCGAAGACATCGCACGCATCTGCCATGCGCACCCGTCGCTGAGCGAGGCGACCAAGGAAGCTGCCTTGGCCGTCGACAAACGCGCGCTGAACTTCTGA
- the odhB gene encoding 2-oxoglutarate dehydrogenase complex dihydrolipoyllysine-residue succinyltransferase produces the protein MAIVEVKVPQLSESVAEATMLQWKKKAGEAVAVDEILIEIETDKVVLEVPAPAAGVLAEIVVADGGTVVAEQLIAKIDTEGKAGAAAPAAAAPTAAPAAAPAPAAAAAATGEAMAGVAMPAAAKLMADNNLATGSVPGTGKDGRVTKGDVLGAVASGAAARPAAPVAIPAAAPAAALPQVAAPAVKLGDRPEQRVPMSRLRARIAERLLQSQATNAILTTFNEVNMAPVMELRKRFQDSFTKEHGVKLGFMSFFVKAAVHALKKYPVINASVDGNDIVYHGYFDIGIAVGSPRGLVVPILRNADQMSFADIEKKIAEYGKKAQDGKLGIEEMTGGTFSISNGGTFGSMLSTPIINPPQSAILGVHATKDRAVVENGQIVIRPMNYLAMSYDHRIIDGREAVLGLVAMKDALEDPSRLLFDI, from the coding sequence ATGGCTATCGTAGAAGTCAAAGTTCCCCAGTTGTCCGAGTCCGTTGCCGAAGCCACGATGCTGCAATGGAAGAAGAAGGCCGGCGAGGCCGTGGCGGTCGATGAAATCCTGATCGAGATCGAAACCGACAAGGTCGTGCTCGAAGTGCCGGCGCCGGCCGCCGGCGTGCTGGCCGAGATCGTGGTGGCCGATGGCGGCACCGTCGTCGCCGAGCAGCTGATCGCGAAGATCGACACCGAAGGCAAGGCCGGCGCCGCCGCGCCCGCGGCAGCGGCGCCTACCGCTGCACCGGCAGCCGCCCCGGCGCCTGCCGCAGCCGCTGCTGCCACGGGGGAGGCCATGGCAGGCGTGGCCATGCCGGCCGCTGCCAAGCTGATGGCCGACAACAACCTGGCGACGGGCTCCGTGCCGGGCACCGGCAAGGACGGCCGCGTGACCAAGGGCGATGTGCTCGGCGCCGTGGCTTCCGGCGCGGCGGCCAGGCCCGCGGCGCCCGTGGCGATCCCGGCCGCAGCCCCGGCGGCGGCCTTGCCCCAGGTGGCGGCCCCGGCCGTGAAGCTGGGCGACCGCCCCGAGCAGCGCGTGCCCATGAGCCGCCTGCGCGCCCGCATCGCCGAGCGCCTGCTGCAGTCGCAAGCGACCAACGCGATCCTGACCACCTTCAACGAAGTGAACATGGCGCCCGTGATGGAGCTGCGCAAGCGCTTCCAGGACAGCTTCACCAAGGAACACGGCGTCAAGCTCGGCTTCATGAGCTTCTTCGTCAAGGCCGCGGTGCATGCGCTCAAGAAGTACCCCGTCATCAACGCCAGCGTGGACGGCAACGACATCGTCTACCACGGCTACTTCGACATCGGCATCGCCGTCGGCAGCCCGCGCGGCCTGGTGGTGCCGATCCTGCGCAACGCCGACCAGATGAGCTTCGCCGACATCGAGAAGAAGATCGCCGAATACGGCAAGAAGGCACAGGACGGCAAGCTGGGCATCGAGGAGATGACCGGTGGCACGTTCTCCATCTCCAACGGCGGCACCTTCGGCTCCATGCTGTCCACGCCCATCATCAACCCGCCGCAGTCGGCCATCCTGGGCGTGCACGCGACCAAGGACCGCGCCGTAGTGGAGAACGGCCAGATCGTCATCCGCCCGATGAACTACCTGGCCATGAGCTACGACCACCGCATCATCGACGGCCGTGAAGCCGTGCTGGGCCTGGTGGCGATGAAGGACGCGCTGGAAGACCCCTCGCGCCTGCTGTTCGACATTTGA
- a CDS encoding 2-oxoglutarate dehydrogenase E1 component, which translates to MSETNSVYTAYQGNSYLFGGNAPYVEEMYENYLANPGSVPDNWRDYFDALQHVPAVDGSNAKDVPHLPVINAFAERAKQGMTRVVEASGADSELGRKRTAVQQLIAAYRNVGVRWADLDPLKRTEREKIPELEPSFYGFSDADQETVFNTSNTFFGKDTMSLRDLMNALRETYCGTIGAEYMYTTDQNQKRWWQQKLEAVRSKPNLSADKKKHILDRLTAAEGLERFLHTKYVGQKRFSLEGGESFIASMDELIQDAGARGVQEIVIGMAHRGRLNVLVNSLGKMPADLFAEFDHTAPEELPSGDVKYHQGFSSDVTTSGGPVHLSLAFNPSHLEIVNPVVEGSVRARMDRRADPQGKQVLPVLVHGDAAFAGQGVIMETLALAETRGYFTGGTVHIVINNQIGFTTSDPRDSRSTLYCTDVVKMIEAPVLHVNGDDPEAVVLATQLALEFRMEFRKDVVLDIICFRKLGHNEQDTPALTQPLMYKKIAAHPGTRKLYADKLAAQGLGATLGDDMVKAYRAAMDAGKHTVDPVLTNFKSKYAVDWSPFLGKKWTDAGDTAIPLAEWKRLAEKITTIPASVTPHQLVKKVYDDRAAMGRGDMPVDWGMGEHMAFASLVASGYPVRLSGEDCGRGTFTHRHAVIHDQKREKWDIGTYTPLQNVADNQAPFVVIDSILSEEAVLGFEYGYASNDPNTLVIWEAQFGDFANGAQVVIDQFIASGEVKWGRVNGITLMLPHGYEGQGPEHSSARLERFMQLSADTNMQVVQPTTASQIFHVLRRQMVRSLRKPLIIMTPKSLLRNKDATSPLSEFTKGGFQTVIPEHKELKADKVKRVIACSGKVYYDLAKKREEKDFDDTAIIRVEQLYPFPHKAFASELKKYPNATEVVWCQDEPQNQGAWFFVQHYIHENMLEGQKLGYSGRAASASPAVGYSHLHQEQQKALVDGAFGKLKGFVLTK; encoded by the coding sequence ATGAGTGAGACAAATTCTGTCTACACCGCCTATCAAGGCAATTCGTATCTCTTCGGCGGCAACGCGCCGTATGTCGAGGAGATGTACGAGAACTATCTAGCCAACCCGGGCAGCGTGCCCGACAACTGGCGCGACTACTTCGACGCCCTGCAGCATGTGCCCGCCGTGGACGGCAGCAATGCCAAGGACGTGCCCCACCTGCCGGTCATCAACGCATTCGCCGAGCGCGCCAAGCAGGGCATGACCCGCGTGGTGGAGGCCAGCGGCGCAGACTCCGAGCTGGGGCGCAAGCGCACCGCGGTGCAGCAGCTGATCGCCGCCTACCGCAACGTGGGCGTGCGCTGGGCCGACCTGGACCCGCTCAAGCGCACCGAGCGCGAAAAGATTCCCGAACTGGAGCCCTCGTTCTACGGCTTCAGCGATGCCGACCAGGAAACCGTGTTCAACACCAGCAACACGTTCTTCGGCAAGGACACCATGTCCCTGCGCGACCTGATGAACGCGCTGCGCGAGACCTACTGCGGCACCATCGGTGCCGAGTACATGTACACCACCGACCAGAACCAGAAGCGCTGGTGGCAGCAGAAGCTTGAGGCGGTGCGCAGCAAGCCCAACCTGTCGGCCGACAAGAAGAAGCACATCCTGGACCGCCTGACGGCCGCCGAAGGCCTGGAGCGCTTCCTGCACACCAAGTATGTCGGGCAAAAGCGCTTCTCGCTCGAAGGCGGCGAGAGCTTCATCGCCTCGATGGATGAGCTGATCCAGGATGCCGGCGCCCGTGGCGTGCAGGAAATCGTGATCGGCATGGCCCACCGCGGCCGCCTGAACGTGCTGGTGAACTCGCTGGGCAAGATGCCCGCCGACCTGTTCGCCGAGTTCGACCACACGGCGCCCGAAGAGCTGCCCAGCGGCGACGTCAAGTACCACCAGGGTTTCAGCTCCGACGTCACCACCAGCGGCGGGCCGGTGCACCTGAGCCTGGCCTTCAACCCCTCGCACCTGGAAATCGTGAACCCGGTGGTCGAAGGCTCGGTGCGCGCGCGCATGGACCGCCGCGCCGACCCGCAAGGCAAGCAGGTGCTGCCCGTGTTGGTGCACGGCGACGCCGCCTTCGCCGGCCAGGGCGTGATCATGGAAACCCTGGCGCTGGCCGAAACGCGCGGCTACTTCACCGGCGGCACGGTGCACATCGTCATCAACAACCAGATCGGCTTCACCACCTCCGATCCGCGCGACAGCCGCTCCACGCTGTACTGCACCGACGTGGTCAAGATGATCGAGGCGCCGGTGCTGCACGTCAACGGCGACGATCCCGAAGCGGTGGTGCTGGCGACCCAGCTCGCGCTCGAGTTCCGCATGGAGTTCCGCAAGGACGTGGTGCTCGACATCATCTGCTTCCGCAAGCTGGGCCACAACGAGCAGGACACGCCGGCGCTGACCCAGCCGCTGATGTACAAGAAGATCGCGGCGCACCCCGGCACGCGCAAGCTGTACGCCGACAAGCTGGCCGCGCAGGGCCTGGGCGCCACGCTGGGCGACGACATGGTCAAGGCCTACCGCGCCGCGATGGATGCCGGCAAGCACACGGTGGACCCGGTGCTGACCAACTTCAAGAGCAAGTACGCGGTCGACTGGAGCCCGTTCCTCGGCAAGAAGTGGACCGATGCGGGCGACACCGCGATCCCGCTGGCCGAGTGGAAGCGCCTGGCCGAGAAGATCACGACCATTCCCGCCTCCGTGACGCCGCACCAGCTCGTCAAGAAGGTCTATGACGATCGTGCGGCCATGGGCCGCGGCGACATGCCGGTGGACTGGGGCATGGGCGAGCACATGGCCTTCGCCTCGCTGGTGGCCAGCGGCTACCCGGTGCGCCTGTCGGGCGAAGACTGCGGGCGCGGCACCTTCACGCACCGCCATGCCGTCATCCATGACCAGAAGCGCGAGAAGTGGGACATCGGCACCTACACACCGCTGCAGAACGTGGCCGACAACCAGGCCCCGTTCGTCGTGATCGACTCCATCCTGTCCGAAGAGGCGGTGCTGGGCTTCGAGTACGGCTACGCGTCCAACGACCCGAACACGCTGGTGATCTGGGAAGCGCAGTTCGGCGATTTCGCCAACGGCGCGCAGGTCGTGATCGACCAGTTCATCGCTTCGGGCGAGGTGAAGTGGGGCCGCGTCAACGGCATCACGCTGATGCTGCCGCACGGCTACGAAGGCCAGGGCCCGGAGCACAGCTCGGCGCGCCTGGAGCGCTTCATGCAGCTGTCGGCCGACACCAACATGCAGGTGGTGCAGCCCACCACGGCCAGCCAGATCTTCCACGTGCTGCGCCGCCAGATGGTGCGCAGCCTGCGCAAGCCGCTGATCATCATGACCCCGAAGTCGCTGCTGCGCAACAAGGACGCGACCTCGCCGCTGTCCGAGTTCACCAAGGGCGGCTTCCAGACCGTGATTCCGGAGCACAAGGAGCTCAAGGCCGACAAGGTCAAGCGCGTCATCGCCTGCTCGGGCAAGGTCTATTACGACCTGGCCAAGAAGCGCGAGGAAAAAGACTTCGACGACACGGCCATCATCCGCGTCGAGCAGCTCTATCCGTTCCCGCACAAGGCTTTCGCGAGCGAACTCAAGAAGTATCCGAATGCCACCGAAGTGGTCTGGTGCCAGGACGAGCCGCAGAACCAGGGCGCCTGGTTCTTCGTGCAGCACTACATCCACGAGAACATGCTCGAAGGCCAGAAGCTCGGCTACTCGGGCCGCGCCGCGTCGGCATCGCCCGCCGTCGGCTACTCGCATCTGCACCAGGAGCAGCAGAAGGCGCTGGTGGACGGCGCCTTCGGCAAGCTCAAGGGTTTCGTGCTGACCAAGTAA
- the soxB gene encoding thiosulfohydrolase SoxB: MNLSRREFASVMAAALASGFPLAREASAQQAANLYDAPKSGNVHLLHMTDCHAQLLPVYFREPSVNLGVGAMRGQMPHLVGQNLLKAAGLKAGTPEAHALTYLDFERAARQYGKVGGFAHLATLVQRLKASRPGALLLDGGDTWQGSATALWTQGQDMVDACKLLGVDVMTAHWEFTYGEERVKQIVEKELAGKIEFLAQNVKTNDFGDPVFKPYVIREMNGVPVAIVGQAFPYTPIANPSWQMPNWTFGIQEKELQDTVNEARAKGAQAVVLLSHNGMDVDLKLASRVSGIDAILGGHTHDGVPVPVIVKNPGGQTIVTNAGSNGKFLGVLDLEVKDRKVTAFHYRLLPVFAHLLPADPAMAALIDKVRAPHKAKLEETLATTEGTLYRRGNFNGTFDQLILDALMEVRGAQIAFSPGFRWGTSLLPGQAITREHVMDQTAITYPWTTLTDMTGETIKTILEDVADNLFNPDPYYQQGGDMVRVGGLSYTCDPNARMGSRIQGMRLGGQPIEAGKTYKVAGWAPVNEASKNAGPPVWDVVETWLKAHKTVKPLRLNNPQLLGVDGNPGLAA; the protein is encoded by the coding sequence ATGAACTTGTCCCGCCGCGAATTTGCCAGCGTGATGGCCGCCGCACTGGCCAGCGGCTTCCCGCTGGCGCGCGAAGCCAGCGCACAGCAGGCCGCGAACCTGTACGACGCGCCGAAGTCCGGCAACGTGCACCTGCTGCACATGACGGACTGCCATGCGCAGCTGCTGCCGGTGTACTTCCGCGAGCCGTCGGTCAACCTCGGCGTGGGCGCCATGCGCGGGCAGATGCCGCATCTGGTGGGGCAGAACCTGCTGAAGGCGGCGGGGCTGAAGGCCGGCACGCCCGAGGCGCACGCTCTGACCTACCTCGATTTCGAGCGCGCGGCGCGGCAGTACGGCAAGGTCGGCGGCTTTGCGCACCTGGCCACGCTGGTCCAGCGGCTCAAGGCCTCGCGCCCCGGGGCGCTGCTGCTCGACGGCGGCGACACCTGGCAGGGCAGCGCCACCGCGCTCTGGACGCAGGGGCAGGACATGGTCGATGCCTGCAAGCTGCTGGGCGTGGACGTGATGACCGCGCACTGGGAGTTCACCTATGGCGAGGAGCGCGTCAAGCAGATCGTCGAGAAAGAGCTGGCCGGCAAGATCGAGTTCCTGGCGCAGAACGTCAAGACCAACGATTTCGGCGACCCGGTGTTCAAGCCCTATGTGATCCGCGAGATGAACGGCGTGCCGGTGGCCATCGTCGGCCAGGCCTTTCCGTACACGCCGATCGCCAATCCTTCCTGGCAGATGCCGAACTGGACCTTCGGTATCCAGGAAAAGGAGCTGCAGGACACCGTCAACGAAGCCCGCGCCAAGGGCGCGCAGGCCGTGGTGCTGCTCAGCCACAACGGCATGGACGTCGACCTGAAGCTGGCCTCGCGCGTGAGCGGCATCGACGCCATCCTGGGCGGCCACACGCACGACGGCGTGCCGGTGCCGGTGATCGTGAAGAACCCCGGCGGCCAGACCATCGTCACCAACGCGGGCAGCAACGGCAAGTTCCTCGGTGTGCTCGATCTGGAGGTCAAGGACAGGAAGGTCACGGCATTCCACTACCGGCTGCTGCCGGTGTTCGCCCACCTGCTGCCGGCCGACCCCGCCATGGCGGCGCTGATCGACAAGGTGCGCGCGCCGCACAAGGCGAAGCTTGAGGAAACACTGGCCACGACCGAGGGCACGCTGTATCGCCGCGGCAACTTCAACGGCACCTTCGACCAGCTCATCCTGGATGCGCTGATGGAGGTGCGCGGCGCCCAGATCGCGTTCTCGCCGGGCTTTCGCTGGGGCACCTCGCTGCTGCCGGGGCAGGCCATCACGCGCGAGCATGTGATGGACCAGACCGCCATTACCTATCCCTGGACCACGCTCACCGACATGACGGGCGAGACGATCAAGACCATTCTGGAAGACGTGGCCGACAACCTCTTCAACCCCGATCCCTACTACCAGCAGGGTGGCGACATGGTGCGCGTGGGGGGCCTGAGCTACACCTGCGACCCCAACGCCAGAATGGGTTCCCGCATCCAGGGCATGCGCCTGGGCGGCCAGCCGATCGAGGCCGGCAAGACCTACAAGGTGGCAGGCTGGGCGCCGGTCAACGAAGCCAGCAAGAACGCCGGGCCGCCGGTATGGGACGTGGTCGAAACCTGGCTGAAGGCGCACAAGACGGTCAAGCCGCTGCGGCTGAACAATCCCCAGCTGCTGGGCGTGGACGGCAATCCGGGCCTGGCCGCCTGA
- the soxX gene encoding sulfur oxidation c-type cytochrome SoxX: MKKKTYRHAGLLAFSAVLAGCATGPSTQQVDEATQQVLKSSFREQGIAKLDRLVLDASNKACSEAAGANLDDKLAKSIEAANLATVKLPADGKFLGDWREGEKIAQNGRGLTWSDKPGEANGGSCYNCHQISKAELSFGSIGPSLYNYGKIRGVADPASPGSRAIVEYTWGKLWNAKAYNACSGMPRFGHAGILNEGQIRDVMALLLDPKSPVNQ; this comes from the coding sequence ATGAAGAAGAAAACCTACAGGCATGCCGGGCTGCTGGCGTTCAGCGCCGTCCTCGCGGGATGCGCCACCGGCCCTTCCACGCAGCAGGTCGACGAGGCCACGCAGCAGGTGCTCAAGTCCTCGTTCCGCGAGCAGGGCATCGCCAAGCTCGACCGCCTGGTGCTCGACGCCTCGAACAAGGCCTGCTCCGAAGCGGCCGGCGCCAACCTTGACGACAAACTGGCGAAATCCATCGAGGCCGCCAACCTCGCCACGGTGAAGCTGCCGGCCGACGGTAAATTCCTGGGCGACTGGCGCGAGGGCGAAAAGATCGCCCAGAACGGCCGCGGCCTGACCTGGAGCGACAAGCCCGGCGAAGCGAATGGCGGCAGCTGCTACAACTGCCACCAGATCAGCAAGGCCGAGCTGTCGTTCGGCTCGATCGGGCCGAGCCTCTACAACTACGGCAAGATCCGCGGCGTGGCCGATCCGGCGTCGCCCGGCAGCCGGGCCATCGTCGAATACACCTGGGGCAAGCTCTGGAATGCCAAGGCCTACAACGCCTGCTCCGGCATGCCGCGCTTCGGCCATGCCGGCATCCTGAACGAAGGCCAGATCCGCGACGTGATGGCGCTACTGCTCGACCCGAAATCGCCGGTCAACCAGTGA
- the soxA gene encoding sulfur oxidation c-type cytochrome SoxA → MKWSLMGLAALCVLPLSAAAQKSTADGIAEYRAMLQDGNPAELFEARGEGLWKQARGPKNVSLEKCDLGKGPGVVKGAFVELPRYFADTQRVQDLESRLLTCMETQQGFNAAEIAKTPFGAGEQKTLESLVAFISAESRDMTFNLPQSHSQEKLAYEVGKRLFYLRGGPYDFSCASCHGEDGKRVRLQDLPNLTKNPGAGNGFGAWPAYRVSSGELWSMQRRLNDCYRQQRFPFPGFASDATIALGVYMGVNGKGGVSTAPALKR, encoded by the coding sequence ATGAAATGGAGCTTGATGGGGCTGGCGGCGCTGTGCGTGCTGCCGCTGTCCGCTGCAGCCCAGAAGAGCACGGCCGACGGCATTGCCGAATACCGCGCGATGCTGCAGGATGGCAATCCGGCCGAGCTGTTCGAGGCGCGCGGCGAGGGGCTGTGGAAGCAGGCGCGCGGCCCGAAGAACGTTTCGCTCGAGAAATGCGACCTGGGCAAGGGGCCGGGCGTCGTCAAGGGCGCCTTCGTCGAGTTGCCGCGCTACTTCGCCGACACCCAGCGCGTGCAGGATCTCGAGTCCCGCCTGCTGACCTGCATGGAAACGCAGCAAGGCTTCAACGCCGCGGAGATCGCCAAGACGCCGTTCGGCGCCGGCGAGCAGAAGACCCTGGAATCGCTGGTGGCCTTCATCTCGGCCGAGTCGCGCGACATGACGTTCAACCTGCCGCAATCCCATTCCCAGGAAAAGCTGGCCTATGAGGTGGGCAAGCGCCTGTTCTACCTGCGCGGCGGCCCCTACGATTTCTCCTGCGCCTCGTGTCACGGCGAGGACGGCAAGCGGGTGCGCCTGCAGGACCTGCCGAACCTCACGAAGAATCCCGGCGCGGGCAACGGCTTCGGCGCCTGGCCGGCCTACCGCGTCTCCAGCGGCGAGCTCTGGAGCATGCAGCGCCGCCTCAACGACTGCTACCGCCAGCAGCGCTTCCCGTTCCCGGGCTTCGCCTCGGATGCGACGATCGCGCTCGGTGTCTACATGGGCGTGAACGGCAAGGGCGGGGTCTCCACCGCACCGGCTCTCAAGCGTTAA